The Alphaproteobacteria bacterium US3C007 genomic interval AGAATATTGGCGGCCGCTTCCACATAGGCAAAGGGTAAAAACACCATATCCTCGGCCACAGCACGATCTGCGCGCGCCATGATCACCAAACTTCCCCGTTTGGTGCTCAGCCGCACCATCCCCCCCGGCGCAACCTGCATCTTTCGCAGGGTTTTGGGATGCATAGAGCAATTGGCCTCGGGCTCAACCGCATCCAGCACTTTTGCCCGCCGGGTCATCGAACCGGTATGCCAATGCTCCAATTGCCGCCCTGTGGTCAAAATCATTGGATACTCAGCATCGGGCACATCATCCGGGGCAATGACATGCGCAGGAGTGAAGCGGGCACGCCCATCCGCGCGCGGAAACCCATCACCAAACACGATGCTTTGGCCCGGATCCTCTGGGCTTAACGAGGGGTATGTGACGGCATTTTCTGACGCCAGCCGATCCCATGTAATATTATTCAGTGAGCCCATATTCAGCTTCATTTCAGCAAAAACCTCTTTGGGGCTGGTATAGCTCCAATCCAGCCCAAGACGTTTTGCCAATTCGGTTTCAATCCACCAATCTTCCTTCGCCTCACCCGGGGGCGGCACTGCAGGGCGCCCCATCTGCACTTGCCGGTTGGTGTTGGTCACGGTTCCTGCTTTTTCCGCAAACGCGCTGGCAGGCAAAATGACATCGGCATAATTCGCGGTCTCGGTCAGGAAAATATCCTGCACGACCAAATGCGACAGTTTGGCCAATGCATGACGAGCATGTTCGACATCCGGGTCAGACATTGCGGGGTTTTCCCCCAAAATATACATGCCATGAATATCCCCATCATGAACCGCATCCATAATTTCTGTCACGGTAAGGCCTTTTTCTGCCGAAAAATCATCCGAGTTCCAAACAGAGGTGAATGCGCTGCGCACGCCATCATTCGTGACGGTTTGATAATCGGGTAGAAACATTGGGATCAAGCCGGCATCCGAAGCGCCTTGTACATTATTCTGGCCGCGCAAAGGATGCAAACCCGAGCCGGGCCGCCCAACTTGGCCCGTCATCAGCGCCAGGGAAATCAAACAGCGGCTGTTATCCGTACCATGGATATGCTGCGACACGCCCATACCCCAGAAAATCATACCCGCCTTTGCACCGGCAAAGCAACGCGCCACAGCGCGCAAAGTCTCCGCGTCAATGCCACAAATGCCCTCCATTTTTTCGGGGCTGAAATCTTTCAAATGGGCTTTTTCCGCCTCCCAATTCTCGGTATAGGCTTCGATATATTGCTGGTCGTAAAGCTCTTCTTCAACGATCACATGCATGATCGCATTCAGCATCGACACATCTGCACCGGGCCTAAATTGCAGCATATGCGTTGCAAAACGCTTCAAAGCCTGCCCGCGAGGATCCATTACAATAAGCTTGCCGCCACGTTTGGTAAATTGTTTGAAATATGTGGCGGCAACGGGATGGTTTTCAATCGGGTTGGCGCCAATCACAATCGCCACATCGGCATTTTCAATTTCGTTAAACGTCGCCGTAACCGCGCCCGATCCAACATTTTCCAAAAGCGCCGAAACCGAAGAGGCATGGCACAGCCGCGTGCAGTGATCAACATTGTTATGGCCAAAGCCCTGACGGATCATTTTTTGGAACAAATACGCCTCTTCATTGGTGCATTTGGCGCTGCCAAACCCGGCCACGGCCCGCCCACCATGCTCAGATCGTAGGTTGAGCAAACCAGAAGCCGCCGCGTCTAGCGCCTCATCCCAACTGGCTTCGCGGAACACCTCCTGCCAATCATCAGGGCTCACATTCAAACCTTTTGCAGGGGCATCATCACGGCGAATTAGCGGTTTGCTCAGACGGTGGTTATGATGGATATAATCAAATCCGAAGCGGCCCTTGACGCAAAGGCGCCCCTCATTGGCCGGCCCATTTATCCCTTCAACAAACTTCACTTTATCGTTTTTAACCTTCAAGCTGATCTGACAGCCAACACCGCAAAAGGGGCATATGCTGTCCACCTCCCGGTCATAATCTTGGCTATCGCCGGTTTGATCCTCATCAAGCACAGTGGCCGGCATTAAGGCGCCAGTGGGGCAGGCTTGCACGCATTCGCCGCAAGCAACGCAAGTGCTTTCACCCATCGGATCGGCAAAATCAAACGTGGGATAACTGTCATGGCCGCGCCCGGCCATACCAATCACATCGTTCACTTGCACTTCGCGGCAGGCGCGCACGCATAACCCGCATTGAATGCACGCATCCAGGTTCACCCGCATCGCCAGATGACTGTCATCCAATAAAGGAACCCGCTCAGGCTCCAACGCGGGCAGCCGGCTGTCTTGCACCGCATGCAGATCGGCCATATCCCATAAATGGCTTGATTTATCACGGGCCTCTTCCCGGGCGGGTTGATCGGCAAGCAGCATTTCAACAACCATTTTCTGCGCAGAACTGGCGCGCTGAGAATTCGTTGTCACCACCATTCCTTCTTGCGGCTCGCGGATACAAGAGGCCGCCAAGGTGCGCTCTCCTTCGATTTCCACCATGCAGGCGCGACAATTGCCATCCGGCCGATAGCCAGGTGCAGGTTTGTGGCACAAATGCGGGATCACCAATCCTTGGCCATTGGCCACTTCCCAAATAGTCATACCCGGCGCCGCGGAAACCGGCTGCCCGTCAAGCGTAAATCGAATGGTGTCAGACATGAGATGCCTCCTTAATCTGCTATCTTTCTACACCATAGCCACCGTAAAAAGAGAGCGCCAATCCCGACACTGGGGCATGATTTTGCGCCAAGCCTGTTTCCGATAGGCGACATTTTTTACGATTTGCCTCCGTTTATCGCACCCAATAGTGATGTTTTTTTGAACGGACAGAAGGCACAAATCAAACACAACACGCATAAGAAAGCCGCTAATTCCCTTTCAACAGATTGCTGAGATAAGGGTTTTCTTCCTTTCGGTTTCATGATTTCATCGCAGGCTTCGAATAAGGAATTCACGATGCAAACGGTCACAATTATACGCCATGGACAGGCCAATACCGGCGCCCGCGACGAGGCCAGCTATGACAAGTTGAGCGCGCTTGGGCATCAGCAAGCGCGCTGGCTTGGTGCGCATCTAAAAGACACATATATGCCGTTTCAAAAGATCATTTCGGGCACTTTAAAACGCCAAATCGAAACCGCCAACGGCGTGAATCAATTTGATCTGCCCCATCTGCAAGATCCCCGTTTAAACGAGCTGAATTATTTTGGCATGGCAGACTGTCTCAAGCGCGCGCATAACATTCCATATCCTGAAACCCAAACCGCTTTTGCACAGCATCTGCAAACCATGCTTGAATATTGGAAAGCCGACAAATTGGATCCAGCTTTAGAAAGCTATACCTCTTTCCATCAGCGCATTAGATCGGTGATTTTAGAAGGTTTGGCCTCACAAACGCCTAGCTTATTGGTATCCTCAACGGGCGTGATCGCATCATTAGCGGGCGACACGCTGAACACTGACGCAGCCCATCGCGTCAAATTATTTATGGCGGTTGGTCATACCAGCCTTAGCCAATTTCAACGTTTCAATGCAGATCTTACGCTCACCCAATTTGCGGCAAAGCCGCATTTAGAACCCGCCGATCGAACCAATGCCCAAACCTATATTTAGGTAAGAAAAAAATGACCCATTTATGGCTACGCGCCGAACAACGCGCCAATGAACAACGGGTGGCGCTGACGCCAAAAGGCGCGCAGCACTTGAAAAATATGGGGATGAACATCACGGTTGAGGCATGCGAGAAACGCTGCTTTAGCGTTGATGACTATGCCAGAGCCGGATGCAAAATCGCAGATCACGCCAGCTGGCCAGGCGCCCCGCGCGACGCATTCATATTGGGATTAAAAGAATTGCCTCAAAGCAAAGAAGCCTTGCTTCATCGCCATATTATGTTCGGCCATGCCTACAAAGGCCAACATGCTGGGCAGGCTCTTTTAAACAGGTTCAAAGCCGGGGGCGGGCTTTTGCTGGATCTTGAATATTTGGTTGATACCAAAAACCGGCGCGTTGCAGCTTTTGGCTATTGGGCTGGTTATGCAGGGGCTGCCGTGGCGCTGAAATGTTGGGCGGCGCAACAGCGCGGCGAGATTTGCCAAAAGTTAGACGCATATCAAAATAATCAGGCGCTGCTGAATGATCTTCGTCAGACGCTTTCTGGGGTGAAGATGGCCCCCCCCACGGGCTTGGTGATCGGGGCTTTGGGACGCGTGGGGGCCGGGGTAAGCGATTTATGCGATGCGCTGGGCCTGAAAATCACCAAATGGGATTTAGACGACACGGCAGGACGCGCTGAATTTCCACAGATCTTGCAACATTCCATTCTGTTCAATTGTATCTTAGCGCAGCCCGGCGCACCCGTGTTTTTGGATAAGGCCAGCGTGGCGCAACCCCGTTTGCTGCGCGTGGTGGCAGATATCGCTTGCGACCCAGATAGCGATTACAACCCGCTACCTATTTACACACAGGCCACCGATTGGGACAAACCAGCGCAGCGGATCGCAAAGACCCCGGTATTAGACGTGATGGCCATCGACAATCTGCCATCGCTTTTACCCCGCGAAAGCTCTGAAGATTTTGCCCAGCAATTGCGGCCCTATTTAGAGCAGCTCTTGGCAGAAAACTCAGATGAAAATAGCGTTTGGAGCCGTGCCGAAACGACATATCGCCACCATATTGCACAGCTTTAGCACGCGACACTAGAAGGCTTCCCCAGATTGAGCCTACAAAGTCTGCAAGATTGCT includes:
- a CDS encoding histidine phosphatase family protein, with protein sequence MQTVTIIRHGQANTGARDEASYDKLSALGHQQARWLGAHLKDTYMPFQKIISGTLKRQIETANGVNQFDLPHLQDPRLNELNYFGMADCLKRAHNIPYPETQTAFAQHLQTMLEYWKADKLDPALESYTSFHQRIRSVILEGLASQTPSLLVSSTGVIASLAGDTLNTDAAHRVKLFMAVGHTSLSQFQRFNADLTLTQFAAKPHLEPADRTNAQTYI
- a CDS encoding saccharopine dehydrogenase, yielding MTHLWLRAEQRANEQRVALTPKGAQHLKNMGMNITVEACEKRCFSVDDYARAGCKIADHASWPGAPRDAFILGLKELPQSKEALLHRHIMFGHAYKGQHAGQALLNRFKAGGGLLLDLEYLVDTKNRRVAAFGYWAGYAGAAVALKCWAAQQRGEICQKLDAYQNNQALLNDLRQTLSGVKMAPPTGLVIGALGRVGAGVSDLCDALGLKITKWDLDDTAGRAEFPQILQHSILFNCILAQPGAPVFLDKASVAQPRLLRVVADIACDPDSDYNPLPIYTQATDWDKPAQRIAKTPVLDVMAIDNLPSLLPRESSEDFAQQLRPYLEQLLAENSDENSVWSRAETTYRHHIAQL
- the fdhF gene encoding formate dehydrogenase subunit alpha — encoded protein: MSDTIRFTLDGQPVSAAPGMTIWEVANGQGLVIPHLCHKPAPGYRPDGNCRACMVEIEGERTLAASCIREPQEGMVVTTNSQRASSAQKMVVEMLLADQPAREEARDKSSHLWDMADLHAVQDSRLPALEPERVPLLDDSHLAMRVNLDACIQCGLCVRACREVQVNDVIGMAGRGHDSYPTFDFADPMGESTCVACGECVQACPTGALMPATVLDEDQTGDSQDYDREVDSICPFCGVGCQISLKVKNDKVKFVEGINGPANEGRLCVKGRFGFDYIHHNHRLSKPLIRRDDAPAKGLNVSPDDWQEVFREASWDEALDAAASGLLNLRSEHGGRAVAGFGSAKCTNEEAYLFQKMIRQGFGHNNVDHCTRLCHASSVSALLENVGSGAVTATFNEIENADVAIVIGANPIENHPVAATYFKQFTKRGGKLIVMDPRGQALKRFATHMLQFRPGADVSMLNAIMHVIVEEELYDQQYIEAYTENWEAEKAHLKDFSPEKMEGICGIDAETLRAVARCFAGAKAGMIFWGMGVSQHIHGTDNSRCLISLALMTGQVGRPGSGLHPLRGQNNVQGASDAGLIPMFLPDYQTVTNDGVRSAFTSVWNSDDFSAEKGLTVTEIMDAVHDGDIHGMYILGENPAMSDPDVEHARHALAKLSHLVVQDIFLTETANYADVILPASAFAEKAGTVTNTNRQVQMGRPAVPPPGEAKEDWWIETELAKRLGLDWSYTSPKEVFAEMKLNMGSLNNITWDRLASENAVTYPSLSPEDPGQSIVFGDGFPRADGRARFTPAHVIAPDDVPDAEYPMILTTGRQLEHWHTGSMTRRAKVLDAVEPEANCSMHPKTLRKMQVAPGGMVRLSTKRGSLVIMARADRAVAEDMVFLPFAYVEAAANILTNPAVDPFGKIPEFKFSAVRVEKAEDSSVAAE